DNA sequence from the Eulemur rufifrons isolate Redbay chromosome 6, OSU_ERuf_1, whole genome shotgun sequence genome:
CTTGTATTCTCAAAGTCTATCACAGTATCTGATTAGGCTCTCAAGAAATCATTGTTGGTTGCCTGACTGCCTCCTTCTGCCATGTTGTTTTGTAACTGTAAAGGACTTTGtaaagtttacaaagtaaaagATTTAGGGGATTTAAGTAACTACTTTATATTGTAGGCTTTTTGATAGTAAGGAAAAGGAAGACTGAGGTTACCTACTaatggagggaggagcaggggaggaggagagaggggggaaAGAGTTTTCCTCTTAGAAGCTGGTATCTGTTGATACCTACCTGGTGCTTCTTGGTTGTTTCCTCTTTGCCTCTACTTCTGAGtgatattttgtttctcttctctctgttagATTGTCTTACTTTCCTGTAAGTCTAGTACATAGTCCTGAGAGAATCTTACTGGTCCAGCTAGTTACCCTCAACTCTGTTTGGGCATAACTTGTATATCAAGGCACCCATGGGCTCCAAATTATCTTCTATTTTGACTAGTTGGAATCTTGGTCTAGTTAGCTGTGGGCAGGAGACAGAgtcatatgaaataaatattgctaTCGTCAAATAAGAAACCAGCTAGAATTCCTTTCTTGGCTTAGAAGTTTCCTCAGGAGGATTTGGTGGCACCTAAAGCTTAACAAACTCTTTTCCAATAGATACGTGTTCCCATGTTCCTTAATTTTCTCAGTCTGTATAACCTTTATAAACCATGACATAGTccataattttatgttatggctttgtagggcttttttttttttcagaaatttagaatattacttttattatagaaaattatgtGGCCATTTCTCCCATCTCTTCTCCTGGCTAACAAAAAGTTCAAAGCAGGAGAGCCTCCTTCCGACTGTCCGTGCTCCTAAACATGCCCACGGAGAAGGAAGGAAGCTATTTCCTGATTGAAATTTTTGTGGCTTATATAACACTTAAATGAGgacactgaaatatttttcaattaaaaaaatttaatgaaaaatttcaaaacttaacaAAATACAGCATTCAGACATACCATTTGTGATCTACCAGTTGTTAACACTAATGGAATAGCAAGTGGAGCAATTAGAATTGCTATATTCTTCATTTCTTAAACTAACCTCTACTTCtccaatttttacatttttcttaaagttgCAGAACTTGATCTAGATACAtttgttgctattttatttagaaaaaagccTACAGGCCAGGTAATTGCTTTGCAGAGCTGTCTATAATCCTCTTTGAATTTAACCTTTCCTTTAGCTTTCAAATTGAAAGGGTGGTAATATACTATTAGATACATTTTATTACAGAGGTTAATGGTTTTCAGTCATGTCAACTATAGGCTAAAGATCTATGGTGATACAGAATATGAACTCATGGAAATGACATTTTGAGGCACCTGTGGTGCCCGTAGCACTACGGTAGACGTTTGACCCATTATCTCATCCATACAATGCACTTATGCGTTTTCTTTGATCTGAGACCCAACATTTACTCTGATTTCACAcgattctatttatttatttattctatttattttagtaccttagcaataaatatatacaaatttaactTTCCTTAGAAAGTCATTAATACctacaactttttcttttaaatttaggaTAAAAGAATCAGAGTAGCTCAACCCTTGACAAGAGGACCAAGTGCCTTTATTCCAGAGAAGGAAGTAAGTTCATctgtcttaaaatatataaagtatgatttttaaaaaattacttaattgTATCAAAGAATATCTCCATTTCTAATAtagaagtaaaaatgtattttgctcTTGGGTTTCTTATTCACATGTCAGAAAATCATGGAGATAATTTCTTTTCAGCTTCACTTAGAAGTTTGAGTGTATAATAATCTGTCTTCTTATTTTAAAGTTAGATAGTACTACAAGGTTAGAAAATATAAGTTTAAGCATATTTGATTTCATATATAACTTTTCTGAACAAAGTGGCTAAGagtaataaaatttaatgttaacctgaagattttaagttttaaaatggcCACTGTTTCATGGTGATTATAGGTTACATAAATGttaagaaaagatattttgaaatgaaaaagtaagtGTCCCAACTAAACTGATCAGATAAAACATGATATTACATAAGTAGTAGCTACTCTTTTCATTTGGTTCTAAGTTTTTGATTGTACAGGTTGTCACAGAGTCTCCAATACAATTATATACCTTTTGTGAGGATGAGGAGTCAAGATGGTAAATGCCAAGAAAGAGAGGTTATAAAATGACACAAAGGAGATTATAATCAATACAAGGTTTGTACCTGTTTTGCGGGTGTACATCTCTTTGAAGGATCACAGCAGTGTGTAGGACCTTCTTAGATTCCTAGATGCCTCTCAGAAATATTTGGGctaagaaaaatttaagagcCACTAATTGAGTTTTTCTCTATTTCAAGGAGTTATTAGCTCATATTATATACAGTTTTACTAGGTACTGATTCACTATTTGCTACAAAAATATCATTTGTCTTATAGTAGCAGGATTATTCCTATAGTGTTCTAAAATTAGTTAACAAGTATTTATAGATcatctattttgtgccaggcattgtcttAAAAGAAGGGACTAGTAGAATTAGAATAATACGAGATCATTGCCAGAGTCAGCAGttgtttttatattcatatcACTTTTTTAGTGACCTTACCATTTAAGTGAAAATCCAAGAGGCAGTAACGTTTCAGGAGCTCAGTGGCAATAGCTGATCTGGGTGATAACCTTGCACTAGGGAATCTGCTGTGCGTATGCCTCTTTCCTTCATATGGCTTGGGGCTGCTCTTAATTGCCTAGTATTTCTAAAGACTTTCTGAAGCACAGTCATTTTCACGGTATATATTTGAAGATAATCTGGTTTTCAGGATCTGTTGCATCATATGAATCTATTAATGTATCCTAGGCATCCAGTTAGACACAAGAAACTTCTGCTggggaaagcaaaacaaaaataacaaatattctgTCCCTAATTGTATGTGGTTCATCTGGatcctattatatttttaactatcaTCTTCGTCCCCGTAGTTGATGACATGGGGGAAAATGGGCAAATGAAAGTATACTTGCCTCTATAATGAGTTACACCATTATAATTAACATTTCCTCACAATTTACACTTCtcaaacatattttctttggGATTAAACTTGCCTATATCGGTAGTGCCTTTGTAAAATGTAtacttattttttagaaaagactATGAAGTGAACTCTGAAGAGTAAATAGAGTTTCTTAATAGCACTGTGGATCTTTGGAAAGACCATTAGTCTGGACTTTAGGAGATCTGGATTCTAGACTAGGTTCTGCTATTAATAAGGTGCATGAGCTTGAATCTAATTTTGAATctatttccttatctctaaaataaaaaaaaaatgtattcttcttAAGTCTAGAACTCtaattctaaaatacaaataaataatgaacCAGTCCTAGAATTATGCATTTCATGTCCATTAGTACCCACAGAGTTGGGTCCTTCTAGAAGGTGCTAATAAGCTCTTAACACCTTCAGAGCCAGTTCTTGGTGTGATGCCTAAACTATCATTGTGTATAAAAGCTATATTTAAGTAATCTATTTTTGAAAAAGCTCTTTTGATTCCCTGGGATGGAAGATGTCCATTTTAATAACTTTACTTGTTTTTAGTAATTAATATGATAGGCTCAAAATAGAAATGACAGTCTTCTACTAtccttattaatttttcaattaacaCTTTCCCACAAATTATCATATATCCCTGTGTCCCTAAAAAGACTTCAGAAAGCTTTTTTTTATGTTGaataacaaaagtaaacaaaagatcAGACTGAAAATGTTTATCTAAAAATGATGTGGTCAATTATCTTCGTAGGCTGATGAGCTGAAATTGTAAATGTATGTAATCAAATGCTGCTGCTTTCGCCTCACCACAAATTGGTGTGAAAATGGTCAGGCAAGTGGGCCCTGAAAGATCTGCCTAATGTGCCTGGAAACACAGATGGAAGCTTCTTTTCTTCAATTTCATAGCTGTGTGTATAATGTTTGATAATTTAACATTTGTtgtttaataaattgtggtaccaGAGCCAAAAATGAATGgtgccttcttttttttatttctgttcctgGTATGAGCAACTGCATAATTTCAGTGTCTGTTAATATCAAATGAATATTCATTTGCTTCAATAGTGGCATGATTTATGTAAACTGAGGGTGTATTTATGTTTCaatagttattttgttttgtgtttcttggCTATAAGGTTGTCCAAGCAAACACAGTGGATGAACGTACTAACTTTCTTGTGGAAGAATATTCTACATCCGGTCGTCTGGACAACATCACACAGGTCATGAGTTTGCACACTCAGTACCTGGAGTCTTTCTTGCGGAGCCAGTTTTACATGTTGCGCATGGACGGTCCCCTTCCTTTACCATATAGGCACTACATTGCAATAATGGTAGGTGCTTAACttcctattttttcctattttcagatAACATCTTCCCCACTTATTCTCTCTCCCTTCTAAAAtcagagctgtgtgtgtgtgtgtgtgtgtgtgtgtgtgtgtgtgtatagagctACATGTAATTTTATAGACATAAGATGTGAAGAAGCCAGTAGCCTTTTGTGTACCAAGTCCCTTGGGTACATTTGGAATGCTTTAAACCACTTAATTGCACTGAATGTTTCTCACtgaatttttagtaaaaattttatgattaaaGATGCTCGTAGGGTCCAAAATAATATCCTCCCAATTTTGGTTTTGCTCTTGatgtcttgtttttattattaataaaaacacaagTAGTTTGTGACATTACTTtactcattttatacatgaaggaTATTACTAATTTggtgaaataagagaaaagtatCAACCATCAGTAATGGAGAATCTGGATAAGAGAAGAATTCCTAAATGAATTTTAATGCTTAAGTATAGTTCTTGTTACGAACTGGTTAACtagttattataatattattggcaggtggtaggggttagggaggAGAATTATACATTGGGATGACAGGCAGCAGGATAGAGAGGGATAGAAAGAAAGTGCTACAGTTGACTGttaattgagaaaaagaaaaacaaaaacacgaCGCAAGTGCTGTATATATCTAGAGAGGTTAGGGGAACAGCTGGGCTGACAGCTTAGCAGAGCCAGCCAAGAGTTAGCAGATTAGGTTTTACCACATTTGCtttgattatctttttaatattctcacTGAAGTTTcacacaacaataacaaaaagcagCATTCTGTGTTTTATTGAATGAGGAACTTGACTAAGACTATAATTTTAGCTTACAGTTTTGATGACAGTAAGGCTGAAAGCAGACTTTGAATGCTCACTAGCTAAGAGAGAAACAAGACGTGGAGaacagaaacaataaaactaTACTATTTTGCTGAGAACAGCCCTGAGGAAAAGAGAGGTCAAAAGCCTGCTTTGCATGGATTTATGAAATTGTCAGCATGGAGGCTGATTCTGACTGCATAGGAAGGAAAGGACCAGTGAGCTTCAGTGTCGGTTGAGTAGGATGATGTACACAAATATGATTGAAATCAGAGTTATCCTAAAGCACATAAGAGAAGTACCCAAATTAGCATGGATTCTGAATTGTTAGAGTATAAATTAATGAGAtcttattatgttttaaataggaTACAGTAGGTATATTTACCATAGTGAAATGGACATGTATTTCCTTAACTGGAAAGTGGGCCCTGGCTTAATCTATATACCAACATCTAGATGAGGAAGTAATTGGCTTTAGGTGACAATTATATACTTGTACAAGTATTGGCCTCATGTATTGATTCAAGAATCTATTGTAGTATTATGATAGATATTTTAGAAGGAGGATTCTATAAGAAAAGAGTTACTGGCCATAAAAATTATCAACTCCACCTGAATTATTTGTTTAGAAATAGTGGAGTGAGACTTTCCCATGATTGTTTTatcaatgaattattttctttgtgctttagGCTGCAGCTAGACATCGCTGCTCTTATTTAATAAACATGCATGTGGATGAATTTTTGAAGACTGGAGGTATTCCTGAGTGGTTGAATGGTTTGGAATATGTGCCACAAAGACTGAAAAatcttaatgaaataaataagctGCTAGCACATCGACCCTGGCTGATCACGAAAGAGCACATTCAGGTACTGagcatttctttgaaatataaagGACTTTGCTTAGGACTTAATTTTAAACACTTGCatattaaaaacttgaaaaataaaaactattatgtTATTATGtgtagaaatgataaatgtaggAAGTCAGTAGTTgtaatatatgtacaaaaaaatacttcttcTGTTTAAGTAATCATTAATTAGCTTGTACAAGTACTTTGGTCAATGGCTATGAGAAAAGTTGGCTTCTCTTTTTAAGCAGTaggcagaacaaagaaaatagcaCTAACATGATAGGATGCCTGCGTTCTAGTCTCTACTCTGTTACAAGTTTGTGCCCTTTAGCAAATTAACTTCTGtgggcctcagctccacctcagctctGCCCTCTGTGGAATGAGTGGGCTAGATTAATGAGTTCCAAACTCCTTtctaatttcataattttaagatTCCCAAAAAatgattttgcaaataaaaaagtGATTTGCCAGCTGGTGTGTGAATGCCAAATGCCTTTACAAACTAGAGCTTAAATGAGAAATAGAGTTGTGATTGACTTAGAGTATTTGTATTTCAAAAGGAGCTTCCATCAAAAGCCTATAGGGTGAGATCGTTATATAATATGCTTAGCACtctgcttggcacatggtaactattcaataaataggaGCTATCATCTAAATTATTATCAGTAGGATCCTTTGTTATTTAAAATCTCTGTTTCTGATGTAcagaaatgtctttgtttttttgatcCTCTTATTAGACTACATTTTTGTTCGTTATTTGTCCATCTAACCAAACGTAGCTCTTGTCAATCTGTCACTCTCAGATTTGTCTTTGTCACTCTCAGATTTTGATGATCTATCTGGGGATCTGTGAAGTACAATGCTGTCCTAAAGTTTACATTCTGATTTGATTATATGTTCGTTAGGTAAAGgaattaatcattattttatgttatggCTTAATTACTTTGTGCCAGATACTTCAGTGGGTAAAGATGAGGACCCTAACCCTTGGATGTGCTTGGAGTCTAGGGGAGGAGAAGCAGGGGGTAATGATAATAATCACAGCACAGTAGTGTATGCATGTATGAATAAAGAGAATGGATCAGAAGGTTTGTtgaaagaggtgacatttgagcttgGTCTTGATGAATAAGTGGGAGTTTTCAAGCAGAGGAGAGCATTTACAGAAAGAACAGGGCATGTAATGTTATATATTGGAAAAATAGCTAATAGCTTCAGGTTATTGAAGTGGAGGCATGTTTGTATAAGGTGGGGGATGGGAAATGGGAAGAAATGGAACTGGGAAGAATCATATTGAATGAGCCAATCAATACTGTATTAAAGAATTtattggccgggtgtggtggctcacgcctgtaatcccagcactctggaaggctgaggtgagaggattatttaaggccaggagttcaagaccagcctaagcaagagcaataatccatctctacaaaatatagaaaattagtCAGGTGGGttgttcatgcctgtagtcccagctactctggaggctgaggtaggagaattacttgagcccaagtgtttgaggttgcagtgagctatgatgccactgcactttagcccgggcaacagagcgagactgtctcaaaaaaaaaaaaaaaagaatttgtattttattctccGAAAGTTATGGTCTCTGGAGTTATGTTGTGGTGCCTCAGGGGGTACACAAGACAGTCCttgaaaatattagtaaatgcAGGGGGGAGGTGTGCACTCGTAACCTTTTAAATTTccatatttgtgtattttatattagtattgtaatacatttatataactattctatataaaatgtattttataagtatatattaatttataaataaatatacataatatcaGGGTTTGGTCCCCCCATTGTTACTGTTGGACGTATATATGATCAAAAGAGCTTGGAGATGAATATGCTAGAGAATCAAGAATCATTAAAGGCTTTTGTGCCGAGttgtaatataaacatatttgGTGATGGAGAAGATAAATTACAGATTGTACAGACTAGAAGCAGGGAGGCCAGGCATGTACTGCACCTGAGAgatgattttttcaaaaatagtacGGGGAGACAAAGAAAAGTGAGAGTGTAGTACTTACAGTGCGTGAGAATAAGCAGGACTCGGTGACTGGCAGGATGTGAGGATGGAGAAAGGGGATGGAACAGGAGAATGACTAAAGTTTCCTTCTTCATGGTATAAGCATGCACATGCTGCCAACAGATTATGACATCCACAAAGTGATGTCCCGTTGCTGAAGGAAATACAGGTTTGTAACTCAagatgggggtggagtggggggagaaataaaattggatagttatttacagataagcaaaggtcaagttgaaggaatgaatgttCTATTCAGGGAGATATTGTACAAGGAAAAAAGATAATGGATAGAATACAGTAATAGCAAAAGATGCATCTCAGAGTAGAAAATGTACTTTTCTGCCAACTCTTTGCAAAGTCAGAGGAGATTAATGTCAAGAAGGGAGGAAGCGAACAATGTAAATCCTGCAGAGATCAAATAGGATAACGAATATGTGACCTTAGTGAATGTAGCTTCAGgagtttatttgaaaaagaaaccagatcataatgaataaaatagaagtaGATATGAATGAGAAGTGAGAAATTAGAGATGATGAGTGTTGTCTGTCCTTTCAGGTTTAATGATAACCATGCAAAGATTGGCAAAGGCATTATAAATTCTAACAAACCTTTTGGAAATCTCTCTGGCAATATTATCaaacatcataaaaatattaatactcttTGCCCTAAAAATCCTATTAGGAAGTGATTCTAAAATATGAACAAAGCTATAGCATGAAGATGCTATTTAtagtagcaaataaaaaaaatagatgtatgTATGTCTAACAGTATGGGAAGGGAGAAGTAGTTATGTACATCCATTGATATACAATAAAGGCCTatgcttaaaaattaatatgacaGTGTAGCCTCATGAAAAATGAACCTGTCAAAATGTCAAATTTGAAAGGCAGAAAACTAGATGTATATGATTATAACTGTATAAtaatgcttataaaaataaaagaagatatgtAAAAGTTATATTAGGGTGGtagaatttgactttttttccctttctttttcctgggCTTTtggtaataaattatatatgtgtgtgtatgtataatagtTAAATAATGGAAagtaaagcaaaagaaagcagttttcttttttgttttgttttaccctTTAAGTAGGTCAAATGAAAGTTTTAGATttagagggaggagaaggagagggatgAGATCCTTGCCTACCCCAAACCCCCCTCTACacctgaaagagaaagagagagagagagagagagagagagagaatactgaTAGGAAAGAACCCCTGATGGATTAATTGGTGGAATTCACTCTTGGAGAAAGTGGGTGGAAGAATTGCTGATTTTAATGGCTTCATTTGTGATTCTATCATTTCAGCTGGAAGATCAGATAAAATAGCATATGAAAAAgagttttgacattttaaaaattcttatttaaatgtgAGGTAGTATTCTATGGTTTTGTCATCTGCTGTAGCGTTTTTCTCCCTCAGAAGGTATAAAAAAGATATTGAAAAGTTAATTTGCTGAATtggatttttatgtgatttttgttAGGCAACGTTTCCCAAAAACCTTAAAGTTAATGATTTTGCTAGATAATCTTTAAAGTCTCTTCAAATGTTCTGTGATTCTCTGAAAGTAtctcattaaaataacatataaataatatataaaagtgcTTTGGAAGCAGAAGATCTATTATATAATAAGGGACTTAGAAGCTACAACATAATTATATTGTTAGGTTTGATAGCTTTACTAGAGTACTGTTTGACCAAagccatatttttaatattaatatatgaaacatttttagaagagagttttaagttttattacTATAAATGTGTTACAGACCAACCAGGTTGTATTTGCCCactgcacagagaagagccaatacactgagacagttGAAGTTGCAGCAGAAAAAGGTGCATATTGCGTAGCGCCAAGcgaggagacaggaggaatttctcaaatctgtatcccagagaatttgggagaaagggtttttaaagatagtttggcaggcaaagggctAAGGTAGGCAATTGGAGCTGCTAAGTGGCTGGGTTCAGGGTGGAACCATacgggtgtagaaattgtcttcatGTGTTGAGTCAGTTTCAGTCCCCACTCTTAGGAAATAAATCTCACTGCAGAATTGTATTGTAGTTAAAGGATCCATTCACTGACCACTGTTCTGATCCCAGGGAGTAATGTGGCCAAGCAGTTTTGCAAAGAAAAACTAACTGTTTGCAGGTGGATGGGAAAAACCTGAAGGACTTCCAATTTTTGAGAAATCATCCCAGCAGGCTACCTTCTGGTATGGCGGATGCCTGGTCTCCCATACTATTGTTTATTCTGTTACAAATTTGTCTCCAGCTCCCAAAAGAAAGTCTTCAGTAGTGTGTAGGGACACCCAGTCTACTGGATTGGACCCAAGTcaaactttccatttatttgaccTGATAGGAAGCCCAAAATGTCAGATAGAAAACAGTACAGTAGGTGCAAGTGCAGCCAATACAGTGAGATAGCCCAAGTTTCAGCAGAGAGAGAGTTTAATATTGCAGCGTGCCAAGCGAGGAGATGGATCTCCCCTGCTGCAACCCTGGCTGTCTCGGTGTATTGGCTCTCCTCTGTGCAGCAGGCAATACAACTCAGTTGGGCTGTAACAAATGGGTATATGAAATTTGGTAGATTTTTGCatgcttttaattaaaattgcTTTGAAGCATTCTATGGTTTTCATATATGCTCTGATTTGCTTTCTCATTCCAGAAACTTGTCAAAACTGGAGAAAACAATTGGTCTCTGCCTGAACTGGTACATGCTGTGGTCCTACTGGCACATTATCATGCTTTGGCAAGCTTTGTTTTTGGTAGTGGTATCAATCCAGAGAGAGATCCAGAAATCTCCAATGGATTCAGGCTAATATCAGTCAACAATTTCTGCGTTTGTGATCTTGCAAATGATAATAGCATAGAGAATGCATCCCTTACAGGCGGCAACTATGGGGTTAGTTTTCCTAActctttttctttactgtttttcctttaaaCTTCCTAATGTTAAAAATACCTAGAGAGAATTTATTCTCTGATTAGACAGGATATTATATACTTGAAgtatttttgtgtaatttttattactgtaaaaaTTTAACCAGTACTTAAAGTTCTGATTTGTCTTAAGGAGgcttttaaagcaaatatatatCATTACAAATTATAAAGACTAAACAATGATGCAGTCTAGTAAACACAGGCTCTTAATGTCATACCCTTTGTACAGCAGGTCCCAGAACAATGTGCCTATGTCTATAAGACACTGGGACAACTAATGAAAAACATACATTACGAGAGCAGAAAGTAGAAAATTTGAGGTTGCCTCATTTTTAATAAcctataatataatttaatatataccaAATGCTAGAATTCTagattaaatacatatatgtacttataaactttttataatCATAACTGAAGCAAAAATACCATACTTCTGAAAATGTTTGACTGTGTCATATGATTCTCTCTGGAGTTAGTGAAAAGCCCACTTAGGAACTTAATAACTGTGCCCATGCCACTGTCCATAAGTGACACTGGGAGATGGAGACACTTACTGgaacaatttttaatattaatagcaccCAATATTATTTTATCTGGTTCCAGATTGTGGATTCTCTAAGTGAGCTAGAGGCCTTAATGGAAAGGATGAAAAGGCTTCAAGAAGAAAGGGATGATGATGAAGCAT
Encoded proteins:
- the SESN3 gene encoding sestrin-3 isoform X1 gives rise to the protein MNRGSSSPSAAANYLLCTNCRKVLRKDKRIRVAQPLTRGPSAFIPEKEVVQANTVDERTNFLVEEYSTSGRLDNITQVMSLHTQYLESFLRSQFYMLRMDGPLPLPYRHYIAIMAAARHRCSYLINMHVDEFLKTGGIPEWLNGLEYVPQRLKNLNEINKLLAHRPWLITKEHIQKLVKTGENNWSLPELVHAVVLLAHYHALASFVFGSGINPERDPEISNGFRLISVNNFCVCDLANDNSIENASLTGGNYGIVDSLSELEALMERMKRLQEERDDDEASQEEMTTRFEKEKKESLFVVSGDTFHSFPHSDFEDDMIITSDVSRYIEDPGFGYEDFARRGEEHLPTFRAQDYTWENHGFSLVNRLYSDIGHLLDEKFRMVYNLTYNTMATHEDVDTTMLRRALFNYVHCMFGIRYDDYDYGEVNQLLERSLKVYIKTVTCYPERTTKRMYDSYWRQFKHSEKVHVNLLLMEARMQAELLYALRAITRHLT